The Flavobacteriales bacterium nucleotide sequence CAGGTTTATAACACTACAGGGAAATTGATTTATCAAACACAACTGAATAGCAATGTCCTTAAATATAAAATCCCCGTACAAAGTACAGGGATTTATATTGTAAATATTTTGTCGGCTAACCAAGTAACTTCCAAGAAGGTTTTTCTTGATTAAGAACTAAATAATCTTAGTGCTCTTCTTCAGCGTGTTCGTCGTTTTCGTCGCCTTCACCTTCATGATCTGCTTCCGCTTCTTCTTTAGAAATATCTGAACTATCTGCTTCCGCTTCTTCTTCATGTTCGGCTTCTGCCTCATCACCACCTTCGTGTTCTGCTTCTTCTCCATGTTCTTCACCAGAACCTT carries:
- a CDS encoding T9SS type A sorting domain-containing protein, with product QVYNTTGKLIYQTQLNSNVLKYKIPVQSTGIYIVNILSANQVTSKKVFLD